The Pangasianodon hypophthalmus isolate fPanHyp1 chromosome 5, fPanHyp1.pri, whole genome shotgun sequence genome includes a window with the following:
- the gpr183a gene encoding G-protein coupled receptor 183-A gives MAMMATPNSSSMAVSIAGNCTNLYDHRGWAHILLPVVYTFIFIVGLSGNVLALHVIWPNMKKINSTTVYSANLVASDILFALALPLRVTYYALGFHWPMGEGLCKATALLFYINMYAGVNFMTCLSVDRFIAVVLPLRFSCFRKVHNVRYICIGVWMLVLAQTLPLLSMPMTHEEHDGYITCMEYPNFEQVDGLPFMLIGAVFLGYGIPLVTILACYSALCSKLRELAKTNQLTEKSGLSRKAIGVICCVILVFVVCYSPYHIDLLQYMIRKLQYQPDCGQLHAFQISLHITVSFMNLNSCLDPFIYFFACKGYKKKVLKLLKRQVSMSLSSMVKTSPDEYSRDIDKINMGSRVYQKERSSMLMAD, from the coding sequence ATGGCTATGATGGCAACTCCAAACAGCAGCAGTATGGCTGTCTCCATTGCTGGCAACTGTACCAACTTATATGATCATCGTGGGTGGGCACATATTCTCTTGCCTGTGGTTTACACTTTCATCTTCATTGTGGGATTGTCAGGTAATGTTTTGGCTCTGCACGTCATCTGGCCTAATATGAAGAAGATCAACTCCACCACGGTGTACTCTGCCAACCTGGTGGCGTCTGACATCCTTTTCGCACTTGCCCTCCCTCTGCGAGTGACCTACTATGCGTTGGGATTCCACTGGCCGATGGGAGAGGGCCTCTGTAAGGCCACAGCTCTGCTGTTCTACATAAATATGTATGCTGGTGTGAACTTCATGACCTGCTTGAGCGTGGACCGCTTCATTGCCGTGGTGCTCCCACTGCGCTTCAGCTGTTTCCGTAAAGTTCACAACGTACGATACATCTGCATAGGCGTCTGGATGCTGGTGCTGGCCCAAACACTGCCACTCCTCTCCATGCCAATGACCCATGAGGAGCACGATGGCTACATCACATGCATGGAGTACCCCAACTTTGAGCAGGTTGATGGCTTGCCCTTTATGCTGATCGGCGCCGTGTTCCTGGGCTATGGCATTCCTCTGGTAACCATACTGGCCTGCTACTCAGCTCTATGCTCCAAACTTCGTGAGCTAGCCAAGACAAACCAGTTGACCGAGAAGTCAGGCCTCAGTCGCAAGGCCATTGGCGTGATCTGTTGCGTCATTCTGGTGTTTGTCGTTTGCTACAGCCCCTATCACATAGACCTGCTGCAGTACATGATCCGAAAACTGCAGTACCAGCCAGACTGTGGTCAACTGCATGCCTTTCAGATCTCCCTGCATATCACTGTCAGCTTTATGAACCTCAACTCCTGCCTGGACCCCTTCATCTACTTCTTCGCCTGTAAGGGCTACAAGAAGAAGGTACTGAAGCTGCTTAAGAGGCAAGTGAGCATGTCGTTATCCAGTATGGTTAAGACATCACCAGATGAATATTCCCGAGACATTGATAAAATCAACATGGGCAGCAGAGTCTATCAGAAGGAGAGGAGCAGCATGTTAATGGCTGACTGA
- the gpr18 gene encoding N-arachidonyl glycine receptor yields the protein MEQNTSLAIISESHLPPVFKTVSLVFYSIIFSVGLVVNLTALWVFALTTKRRSSVTIYMINVAVVDLIFILLLPFRMAYYSEDYWPFGDMFCRINAALTILYPCLALWLFALISADRYVAIVQPRYSKELKNVHKALLSCVGIWVMTLGGAASLLFLEEDPDQFSNHTTCLKMHDIVYLRRDNPVHFARLAFFFLVPILIMVGCYIIIVDNLIHGRTSKLKPNVKQKSIRIIITLIMQVLVCFVPFHVCFVLLLFENSGPDYSTWGAFTTFLMNMSTVLDIILYYIVSKQFQDRVISVILYRNYLRSVRRKSRHTGSVRSLSNLTSAMI from the coding sequence ATGGAACAGAACACATCTTTGGCCATCATCTCTGAGAGTCATCTCCCTCCAGTATTCAAAACAGTCAGCCTGGTGTTCTACAGCATCATATTCTCTGTAGGCTTGGTGGTCAATCTCACGGCCCTCTGGGTCTTTGCTCTGACTACAAAAAGAAGGAGTTCTGTCACCATCTACATGATCAATGTGGCTGTGGTGGACCTCATCTTCATTCTCCTGCTTCCCTTCAGAATGGCCTACTACAGTGAGGACTATTGGCCGTTTGGTGATATGTTCTGCAGAATCAATGCAGCACTAACCATACTCTATCCATGTCTGGCTCTCTGGCTCTTTGCCCTCATTAGTGCTGACCGCTATGTAGCCATAGTTCAGCCACGGTATAGCAAAGAGCTAAAGAATGTACACAAGGCCTTGCTGTCATGTGTGGGAATCTGGGTCATGACCCTTGGTGGGGCAGCGTCACTTCTTTTCCTGGAGGAAGATCCAGATCAATTCTCCAACCACACCACCTGCCTGAAGATGCATGACATTGTCTACCTGCGCCGTGACAACCCTGTCCACTTTGCTCGTCTGGCTTTCTTCTTCTTAGTGCCCATACTTATTATGGTGGGCTGTTATATCATCATTGTGGACAACCTGATTCATGGACGCACGTCCAAGCTCAAGCCCAATGTGAAGCAGAAATCCATCCGTATCATCATCACATTGATCATGCAGGTGCTGGTGTGTTTCGTTCCCTTCCATGTCTGCTTTGTGCTCCTGCTTTTTGAGAACAGCGGCCCGGACTACAGCACCTGGGGCGCTTTCACAACCTTCCTGATGAACATGAGTACAGTGTTGgacattatactatactacatagTGTCTAAGCAGTTTCAGGACCGAGTGATTAGTGTGATCCTCTACAGGAACTATCTGAGAAGTGTGCGAAGAAAGAGTCGCCACACAGGAAGTGTGCGCTCTCTCAGTAACCTTACCAGTGCCATGATCTGA